The genomic segment TCTGTATATGCTAAAAGGTCAAGTGGGTGCTTTTCATGGGAAATAAGTCATCCTTGCACTGCTGAAATATTAAGCTATGAAGTTTTCCTAGCAGGATCTCCCCATGCCTCCTCTGCCATCTCAGATGGAGGAGAAAACAGCCAGATGAACAAAGTCCACACAGACTTGCCATTTAATAGACACCTGTATACATGAAGCTAAATGGCTGCTAATTGAGAAAGTGGCCAGTTCCACAAGCACTTATCATTGCTGCCACTGCAGACACAACACTCAGGTGTTTCAGGCCAAGTTTGGAAACCAAACTGAACAGAATCCAGCATTTAACACCCTGGGCCCCCAGTAACATTAGCAAACATACAGCTGTGTGTTCTGTAGTTTAGAGTCTAAAATTTAAGAAGCCACCCTCAGCCCACCAGGGATGAAACAGCTACACCCAAGCTCCCAACCCTTGAAGAATGCATTACTGATTGTTTCCTGCTTCTCCTGAATAGGGCAGAGCCCCAACAGCAAGCCATGTTGGCATTACTGCTGCAGCTGTTGTGCTACAAGCATCTCTCCTGAGAGAGATGATGTGCCAAGGTCACTGTTTAGCAAGCATCCCTCTGGCAGGGTCCTTTGATGTTGATGGATTAATAGTGTGTCAATGCCATGAAGTTACAGGGCTTAAAGCAGCTTCTTGTTTCTCTACACATTGTTTGAAAGTCAGCCCCAGTTCTAGCTCCacaaatttgctttttctcctgaaaaatgtGTCCCTCTTCCtcaaacagagaaaatatttgacCTTTTGTTATGGTACATTGAATTCCCTACACCATCCCCAGAGCCCTCCGGCTCAGCAGGCGAGCCCAGGCACACGGCATTCGGCTCAGAAGCCATCGCTTACCCTGGTGCCAAGTGCCACCTAGCGGGCAACACCCGggcccccaccagcaccccgcTGCCCTGGGGACCCTGCTCCTGCGACCGAGCAAGGCAAGCACCACCAGGACCCCGACCAGCTGCTGAACTCGTGTGACACATCTTCAAAGAGTGGAGAACGATCCCACTCAAATAGAATGAGCGTTGGTATAGAGAGAAGCACTAGGAGGAAGGGGAATCTCACcttcttccagctttttcttaagctcttcaatttctttttgaaactggCGGAGCAAAGCATCCTTGGGATCTTCATTAATCCTGGCCTTGTTCTTTATGTTCTTGGCTCGGTTTGCATACCTGAGAGTGCTGATGGTCTCGTCGTAGTTGTAGTCTGCTGGACCAATGTTTGCACACTGCCACACATGGAAGACCGAGTTACTGGAGGACAGAGTGTCAGAGCCCTGGACAAGTAATTTCACAGGGACCaaaccccagctctgccactgtaACACTAGTACTCTTTCCCCAGCTTCCCTGCTGCTTCTACACCAACGCTGCCTTTGGCTACCCAAGCACAGCTTCTATTTGAACTTATGTACCTGTGTACATCTGCACTACATTTAGAACCTCATCTGTacagagacaaagaaaagagaaacaggcGCACACAAAAGGTTCTCTAAGCTGCAAACAGCTCTGAAATCAAGAGGTAAATGCCAGGCTGTTCTCATGGCAAAGTCACTATGCTGTCCCTGTAAAAATGCAGCTTGATTGCTGGCACTGGAAagggcacctctcagctcaCCATCATGGTTTTGGAGTTGCCCCCCAGGGAATCCTGAAGGAGCCGTGTAAGTTTGGAGTTACGGTAGGGCACATGAGTACTCTTGCCATCCACCAGCGCAGAGATAACATTCCCCAGTGTGGAAAGAGAGAGGTTGATCTTCGTAGCTTCCTTCAGTCGCTGCCCCGTGGCTCCCGTTTTCGCCTGTCTTTCAGAACCCTGGAAAGGGAACAGGAAGCTGAAGCAGGAGTTACAACAGATCCTCTAAACACATCTCCTTCCTCCAAATAGTGTCAGCTACACCTGAAGTCTTGCTAGTGGCCATGTCACTAACCACCTCGTCCATTATTAGAGAATCTGGCTAAGTACCTCAGAGATTGTTAAAGAGACAAGTCAAACAGGTCTTCACTGAAGCTTTCAATGCCAGCAAGTTCTGGATTGCTCAAAGTAATACAGCTGGGAAAGGAATACAGCTTTGTTCATTTGTCCCCATGAACAAAAATGTCATGAGAAGCAAGTCAGCACTTGTGAGGCACCTCAGCTGGAGCTGCTAAACAGCATCTCCAGCCTTTCCTATCAGTAAATCAAGGTAGAACAGCAACAtcacaattattttaaagtttcccAGAGGAACCTCAATATACATAATGTAAATAAAGTTAACATGCAGACACTGAATGCCTTTAGTCTCCCCTTTCCTGCATCTTCTCCAAGGAAAGATACTCCACTGTGAAGTCTGGGCTAAAGACACATTTTATCAGCACAATTACATTGGTTGAAAGCGAGTGACAGAGGGAGGGAACCTGCAAGTAATGAACTGCACTGTCACAACCCTCTTAAACTCCTGCAAAGACCTGGTTCTGCTGTCCAGAGAGCTCCTTCCAATGTAGTTTATCTATTTAATAGTTATTTCATAGAACCAAGAGAGCTCTTTTACCAGGACAGGCTCTCGCCGCACTGAAGGCTCTCCCTAGCACTCCTCTGATTTAAGGCCCCAGGTGAATACTTCACAGAAGTATCAGACAGAGGCTGGGCTTTAGCTGTGAAACAGGGGACATGCCCTTTACTGTGCCTTCAACAGTGCACACCTGAGCAGCGATGCCCACCACACATTATGGCAGACCCAGCTGGTCCTACTTACAGCAAGATCGACAAGGTGAAGTTTGCCCATGCGCACGTGCATGTTTCCATCAACCCCCTTCTCACTGCACTCAATAGTGATAGTGAAGATGGCGTGCGAACGAGAGCTGTGCTCATTCATGTTTGTGGCACCAACAGAACCTTTtaatagagagagaaaaagcaatgtTGTCTTCAGTAGGAATTGCATGCTCCTGTAACACTCCTCCTGCTCTCAAAGGAGACTTATCCCCACCTCTTTACCCAACCCTGTTTTTCAGGAGACGGAAGAGGGATGCTCAGACTCAGCAGCAAACTGTGTTCTTGGGCACTGAAGTTGCAGCACATCTCCAATCTGGACTAGCACAAGTGCTACAGCCTGCTGTAGCTCTAAGCCAACCACAGACTCCCATCCCAAGAGGAGCAGCAGTTCTCATCTATTTCTTTATGGCTACAAAGCTCGGTAGCCTTAGGCATTCAGAGCTGACTTCTGAAAACAGCTGTAGTTTGAGAAACAGGAACAGAGCAATCCATGCCAAGAGCAACAGTTGTCATGACTTTAGGTCAGAAAAGGATCTGAGCTTAACTAAGAAATcttccagaaaacaaaccacctCCCACTCACAGCACAGGGCTAGTTGTTGTTCATCCTGATCAGAACTGAAGAGGGAGAAGAACCAAGACGCACACTAGTAGTTCTGACAACGCTGACTGCTCTCACTTCATCCTCCCCTTTGCCGTTTCCCCCGCTGACACTGCCCAATTTGGGAGGCACAGCCTTCTTTACCTGCCCCTGTGCAGAAGCAGTTTGGGAGGATACCTTTTtgctctgctcagctgaacaACCTGTCCTGCATTAGGACTAGGCTCTCTTACTGTGGTCACATAACCAGACCTTTGTTCTGAGCTATAAACCTACCCACAGCAAGGCTACGTACGGTTCTTGTGGCCCAGAGTCATGATTCTGTCCATATCATCTGCATTGTTTACAACATAAGCGGAAAGGTCTTTGATATAAACTCCCACATCAGGTCTCTCTTTAACCTAAGAGAGAAACAGTTTAGACTGAGCATCCTTAGGAGACCCCCAATAGCTAATTTCAGCAGTACTGTAACAGCACAGTGATCTACTCCACCAGGTTCTGGTCTGCACATAGAACACCCCAACACTCTGAATCAGAGCGGCTAAGGAAGACTCCTGTAGGACAATATTCCACTCATTTCCCCTGGTGGCAAATCGTGACTTCAAATCTCAGTCTAATTCCCAGAAAGACTGCTGAGGGGCCTTTGGGGCAGAACCGCAGGCACAAAACTGACTCTGaggagcagccagtttctcacTAGAGAACTGACCAAGTGGAAAAGAGTAGAGAAGTCAGTAGTGATATCCAGCTACTGTATCTCAAAGGAAATAGTACATGTGCTGAGGAGCCCAACCTCCCACTTCCCCTCAAGTACTTCTCTGGTCTTGAAAATATAATATTGCTCACCGATTCAAAACAAACTTCACATTCAGAACAGCAGGCTCACCTCCAGTCTCTGCGTCTGGTCTTTTCCTAGCAGGTCCCGCACTTCTTCGTTGTAAATTTCCAGGTAAGACACACGAACTAAAAACCTGAAGACAAACAGTTGGGTAGCTTTCTTACTAAGACATTTGTTGAAGTCCAACACAGTTACAGAgtgcaaagaaaatgcagtgatATACCAACACAATCCTGTTACCCTCTCAAGAACTGCCTAAGCAGGAGTCTTCCAGCCAGGGCCAGAGGCACCATTTCAGTTGTCATTGTCAAGGTCGGGCTCCTACtacaaaacagacaaacaaaggACAGAGCAGCAAAGAAAGGCTGTTTACCTTGTATCCCCCTCTGCCTTGGCAATGTGACCAAATATATGAGCAAAGGAATTGGGAATAATGCCTCTAAGCTCAGGAACCGCTCGGACCCCTTCCATGGTGAAAGTTTTGCCTGTTCCAGTCTGTCCATATGCAAAAATAGTACCTGAAGGATAAGAGGATATATGAACAAACTCCAAGAAGTTGCTAACCGtagttttatttcatcttttcttaGCCTGATGGCACTAAACACCTCTTTTTACAGAGCTGAAATTTTCCACCCACTCCAGTAGATACTGTACAAGGCTAGGAGCATCAGAAATGCTGGACAAACACAGCAAGCAAGGCTGAGCCACTGGTTTTTATCCAGCCTGCAAGATATCCAAGAAAAATCAGCTTGCTTTAACTGTGCAGAGTGATTAAAGTACAGAGTGCTAGTACTCTTAGGTCTCACACACAAAATTAAGGCAAGCCCAATTAATAACATGGTCAATAGAGGAAGATCATTATATACCAACTGCAAACTCAGCTACTGCTagtgctctacaccacagcagaaacagcgtgaggcTTCTACAACGCAGGCCAAAGCACAAGCCCAGTTCTGAACCTGCAGAAGCAGCTACCATTTGGACTAGATAATCAGCCTGCACAGGAAGACATCCTGAAATTGTACCAAGATCCCAGACTCTGGTACCACAGAAGCACACCGGGTCTTAAGTTTATTAGCCTAGTACTGCTGAAAAATCAAGTTTTCATTGTCAAGCCACTGATATTACCattcagaaaagctgaattttaatcAGCTGAAACCTGGGTGTGTTAGCACAAGAGCTTATTAGGCATTTTACAAACCTTAAAAACTTTGTCATGTGTTGCTTTTTATAGCATACTGTTACGGAAAACAGTAATTTGCTTCCTTACTAGCATCTGCTTTCCCTTACATAATACATTTACATGCATAACAGACACGCACAAATCACAGTCACACTCTTCCCAGCTGTCGGAAGCAACAGATTACCTGTGGGGTAGGGCAGATGTGTTTAACTAGTCATCTTAGTTTAAAACAGCAAagtttagaggagaaaaatgcagcagttaTATGCAGAAGCCTGGTATGCATACCTAGTTACTGCAGGACCGTGGCAGCTGCCTGGTTACTGAAACTGTATAGCGAAGAGCCGCTGAGAATTCTGATAATGAGATAAAGCGTATATCTTTTGCAAACAGAAGATACAGAATAAACACACAGCTAACTGACCTCAGCTGAGTCTTGTTCATCAGTGATCTCCCACTGTTAATGATCATAGTGGGTATAACCACTGAGTACTCAGAACAGCAAGTACCTCAGGCTATTTTAAGTTAGAGGccacaacagaaaaatagagGGCTACAGCCCTCCAAAGGTGAAACTCCCTTAGGTAAGATCAGCAGGAACTCTAAAAATAATAGGAGGTGGGATCCTTGACTTAAAACAAGGGACTTACCATTGTATCCTTCAAGGACAGAGTCAATAATAGGTCTTGCAGTTAAATTATAGACATCCAGCTGCTTACTTTCTGGTCCAAACACTGTGTCAAATGTAAATGTCTTGGGAGGCTCATTGGATGAGTCTGTTTTATGAACAGTTATAGTTCCTCTCATTTCATCTACGTTGACTGCCATTTTGTAGCCCGTAGCTTTCTCTCGTTCATTAAGAGGCCGGCATCGAACAACCACCTTGACATTATCACAGCTCTCTGGCTTGTCCAGCTTCTCAGTCTTGTTGATctataattattaaaaaagaaaaaaaaattacacaggcTGTAACACTACTGTTAACATACCTGCGTGTTAAAGCACAAATGTGCTGAATCAACTCAAGTAGATGCACACACCTCCGTAGGATCACGAGCTCAGGGACTTTAAACCAGAACTGGTTTATAATTAAAGCGGAGATAATAACGTACACTTATTCAGTCAAGGCAACCTTCTTCTGTTTGCTAGGGTGGAAACTGACTGAGTAAATCTTGAGAACATCACATTCAGTATCAGCTAGGAATGTCTTCAAGAAACAATGTCAGGCTTGCAAACAATCTGCAAGCAGCCTGCTGGAGGTTGGTGCAGCCACGCCATTCCTTCCCACAAACACTGAGCATGCTCTCTCACTGGAGCACACACATCTCAAACCTTATGGATGACATAAGCAGATACCAGTGAGCACAGCTAAAGGGAATTAATTTAAGTTACAAGCTTCAGTGTACTTGCCGAGTTTTAATCATTTAGAAAACTCAAGTGCTGTATTATAAAACCTCACAaaccttttctttcacaaagtAGTTACAGATTTTGAAGCACCGCTGATCAATCTGATGTCACGTGCTTCTCCTGATTAAATAAATCTAATTCCCAGTTGATCTAGTAAAGTCTAAGACACCACCCTTGGCGAcaggtgctgcagcagagcatttAACTACTTTTAAAGCAGCTGTCTTGGATGTCAACAGGAAACAAACCCTGTTTCCAAGTGCCTCTCCCACAGCTGCCATCTGCCTAGATTCCTCCCAGGCCTCAGCAGCGGCCAGAAACAGCTTCTGTCACTCTGgcgagggcagggagctgctgaatCGCATCTTGGTGGAGGAGGGGGTCCTACAGCCTTACGCTACCACCGTAAGTGCCAGAGTTTCTGAAATCAGCTACAGGATTACAGTGAGCCACACGCCACCCCTCCTCCACTGCACTGTCACCCCCTCCACCACCCCAGCCTGCCAGAGCCCAGCCCGACCCCAGCCCCGAGTAAAGGCCCCCGTCACCGGGCTCCCCCCGCTCGGGGCCGGCCTCCCCGCGGCGCCGAGCGCTGGCAGCAGCGGGCCGTGCCTGCGCAGCGCCCCGGGAAGGCTCGGGGACCCGCCGGGAGGCGAGTCCCGGCCTCACCCCTCGCCCCACCGGCCGCCGCTCGGCCTGACAGGATGGCTCCAGCCGCCCGCCATTTCCCATCCCGCGGGGCCTCCGAACcgcgccccccacccctccgGCCCCCGTGGCTCCCTGTCAGCGGCGGAGGCAAGGAATGCAGGAATCGGGCGGCACCAGGGCCGGTCGCACCGAGCCCCTCGGCGGGcgggcagacagacagacagacagacgccccctccctcccctccgcGGCGGGGCTCACCGGCATGGCGGCGGCGCGCGAGCACCCGCCGGGCGGCACAACGGAACAATAACAGCACCGCGCCTgcgcccgccccgcgccccccagCCAATCCTCGCGCGCTGCGGAGGCCGCGCACCCAATGGCTGACGGGGGAAAGGAGGAGCCCGCCCTGCCCCTCGCGGCCATAGGTGACAGGCTGCAGCCAATGGCCGGGGCGAAGCGGCGGGGGTGGGCGGGGCGTCGCCATGGAAACGGCGTGGGGCGGGTGTCGCCGCGCCTCGATGGCGCCGCTCGCGGCGGGTGCGGGGCGTCCCGGGGCTCCGGCCCTGGGCCTGACACGGCTCGGGAATGACCGACCCTCCGCGGGGCCGGCGAGGCTCCGGGGGCTCTGACAGGGCTCCATGGGTCCAACAGGGCTCCATGGGTCCGACAGGGCTCTGGTGGCTCTGCCAGGGCTCCATGGGTCCAACAGGGCTCCATGTGTCCGACAGGGCTCGGTGGCTCTGACAGGGCTCCAGTGGCTCTGACAGGGCTCTGGTGGCTCTGACAAGGCTCCATGGGTCCAACAGGGCTCCATGGGTCCAACAGGGCTCTGGTGGCTCTGCTAGGGCTCCATAGGTCCAACAGGGCTCCATGTGTCCGACAGGGCTCGGTGGCTCTGACAGGCCTCTGGTGGCTCTGACAAGGCTCCATGGGTCCAACAGGGCTCCATGGGTCCAACAGGGCTCCATGGGTCCGACAGGGCTCTGGTGGCTCTGACAAGGCTCCATGGGTCCAACAGGGCTCCATGTGTCCGACAGGGCTCGGTGGCTCTGACAGGGCTCCAGTGGCTCTGACAGGGCTCCGGTGGCTCTGACAAGGCTCCATGGGTCCAACAGGGCTCCATGGCTCTGACAGGGCTCCATGGGTCCAACAGGGCTCCATGGGTCCGACAGGGCTCTAGTGGCTCTGCCAGGGCTCCGGTGGCTCTGCCAGGGTTGCGGCCAAGCCTCTTCACACAGCCAGAAATTCCAtctccttcttttcctgatCCCTGATCGGTGTCTCACTCTCCCCCACCCACCAGGTACTTCTGCACACCCAAACCCTTCTGTCGGCAGGTCGCAGGGTGTTGTTCCAGTCCCACTCCTCACTGTGCTGCCTTTGCTCTGGACACCGAGGCTGGAGTCCCCGAGCAAGGCCAGGAGTAACCAGCAGCAAGCATCAAGCACAGAAACAAGCTGAGGGCTGTAAGTCAGGTGGGAGCCGGAATGTGGACAGGATTGATCTGGGGCTTCCACAGGGGTTTCTGATCTCACCTACCAAATTCACTGGTGCATCA from the Phalacrocorax aristotelis chromosome 8, bGulAri2.1, whole genome shotgun sequence genome contains:
- the KIF3A gene encoding kinesin-like protein KIF3A isoform X2; protein product: MAVNVDEMRGTITVHKTDSSNEPPKTFTFDTVFGPESKQLDVYNLTARPIIDSVLEGYNGTIFAYGQTGTGKTFTMEGVRAVPELRGIIPNSFAHIFGHIAKAEGDTRFLVRVSYLEIYNEEVRDLLGKDQTQRLEVKERPDVGVYIKDLSAYVVNNADDMDRIMTLGHKNRSVGATNMNEHSSRSHAIFTITIECSEKGVDGNMHVRMGKLHLVDLAGSERQAKTGATGQRLKEATKINLSLSTLGNVISALVDGKSTHVPYRNSKLTRLLQDSLGGNSKTMMCANIGPADYNYDETISTLRYANRAKNIKNKARINEDPKDALLRQFQKEIEELKKKLEEGEEISGSETSDSEEEDEDDDGEIGEDGEKRKKRRGKKKVSPDKMVEMQAKIEEERKALETKLDMEEEERNKARAELEKREKDLLKAQQEHQSLLEKLSALEKKVIVGGVDLLAKAEEQEKLLEESNMELEERRKRAEQLRKELEEKEQERLDIEEKYTSLQEEAQGKTKKLKKVWTMLMAAKSEMADLQQEHQREIEGLLENIRQLSRELRLQMLIIDNFIPQDYQEMIENYVHWNEDIGEWQLKCVAYTGNNMRKQTPVLDKKEKDPFEVDLSHVYLAYTEESLRQSLMKLERPRTSKGRSRPKTGRRKRSAKPGAVIDSLLQ
- the KIF3A gene encoding kinesin-like protein KIF3A isoform X1, producing MPINKTEKLDKPESCDNVKVVVRCRPLNEREKATGYKMAVNVDEMRGTITVHKTDSSNEPPKTFTFDTVFGPESKQLDVYNLTARPIIDSVLEGYNGTIFAYGQTGTGKTFTMEGVRAVPELRGIIPNSFAHIFGHIAKAEGDTRFLVRVSYLEIYNEEVRDLLGKDQTQRLEVKERPDVGVYIKDLSAYVVNNADDMDRIMTLGHKNRSVGATNMNEHSSRSHAIFTITIECSEKGVDGNMHVRMGKLHLVDLAGSERQAKTGATGQRLKEATKINLSLSTLGNVISALVDGKSTHVPYRNSKLTRLLQDSLGGNSKTMMCANIGPADYNYDETISTLRYANRAKNIKNKARINEDPKDALLRQFQKEIEELKKKLEEGEEISGSETSDSEEEDEDDDGEIGEDGEKRKKRRGKKKVSPDKMVEMQAKIEEERKALETKLDMEEEERNKARAELEKREKDLLKAQQEHQSLLEKLSALEKKVIVGGVDLLAKAEEQEKLLEESNMELEERRKRAEQLRKELEEKEQERLDIEEKYTSLQEEAQGKTKKLKKVWTMLMAAKSEMADLQQEHQREIEGLLENIRQLSRELRLQMLIIDNFIPQDYQEMIENYVHWNEDIGEWQLKCVAYTGNNMRKQTPVLDKKEKDPFEVDLSHVYLAYTEESLRQSLMKLERPRTSKGRSRPKTGRRKRSAKPGAVIDSLLQ
- the KIF3A gene encoding kinesin-like protein KIF3A isoform X4 — its product is MPINKTEKLDKPESCDNVKVVVRCRPLNEREKATGYKMAVNVDEMRGTITVHKTDSSNEPPKTFTFDTVFGPESKQLDVYNLTARPIIDSVLEGYNGTIFAYGQTGTGKTFTMEGVRAVPELRGIIPNSFAHIFGHIAKAEGDTRFLVRVSYLEIYNEEVRDLLGKDQTQRLEVKERPDVGVYIKDLSAYVVNNADDMDRIMTLGHKNRSVGATNMNEHSSRSHAIFTITIECSEKGVDGNMHVRMGKLHLVDLAGSERQAKTGATGQRLKEATKINLSLSTLGNVISALVDGKSTHVPYRNSKLTRLLQDSLGGNSKTMMCANIGPADYNYDETISTLRYANRAKNIKNKARINEDPKDALLRQFQKEIEELKKKLEEGEEISGSETSDSEEEDEDDDGEIGEDGEKRKKRRGSSSSSSSDSTCSVIEKPLDKSFTNQAGKKKVSPDKMVEMQAKIEEERKALETKLDMEEEERNKARAELEKREKDLLKAQQEHQSLLEKLSALEKKVIVGGVDLLAKAEEQEKLLEESNMELEERRKRAEQLRKELEEKEQERLDIEEKYTSLQEEAQGKTKKLKKVWTMLMAAKSEMADLQQEHQREIEGLLENIRQLSRELRLQMLIIDNFIPQDYQEMIENYVHWNEDIGEWQLKCVAYTGNNMRKQTPVLDKKEKDPFEVDLSHVYLAYTEESLRQSLMKLERPRTSKGRSRPKTGRRKRSAKPGAVIDSLLQ